From Anopheles arabiensis isolate DONGOLA chromosome 3, AaraD3, whole genome shotgun sequence, a single genomic window includes:
- the LOC120899790 gene encoding uncharacterized protein LOC120899790, which translates to MLTESIVERATPHDKSHQQGLRRSNRIAAAPTEPQPANETGSKVYSFSTGPTGSKPSSTSILQRVRQQLSKRARKLTRNRFCSSQDNLGASEYRKDRRVHGLQLPLHPLQLVGWFALALFGYSTFGVLIPALEPSLQPPLYIALTGLYLLHLASHLTALLLDPADPELRRIAPASKTVVPEFDRTRHTHVIENGRCHLCNIRTTSARTKHCSVCNKCVGTFDHHCKWLNHCVGGRNYVAFLMCVVSAVIAALVILAAALVEIVLYHVQPVGWLNLAWFGLVQVADLHTTTTTTTPTAPIGADDGGTTGAVELELTTAAGTAGDDTTGGLLFENFTTSAQDILLNGTVGGLFGGSAVGNGTGTTVEAAANTTTQPVVAEGIGLHHTVFLVFVASLGILAAIAAGLLLHLCFFHIYISFLGLTTYEYIRNSRQAAAAAAQQNGAGGGTTHLSNGPPQLGGADAAKHNTLFSSCTHAGTRKFPEVYICSSINQKTNATINASPAGVSYVGRGSAANTQTHASAIILPGQLNDLNRVRPRTLHCCDSGSTECRNNITAAGVRTLTATANVASSSSSSTTTTTSTGGGEDERRREHLEQQQHHHHQKAAFYLCSMLEDDPHEEPTEGKSTSGNCQGTRTFHCCSQYSRQMAAAHTSSTMTTNNNNNHHRHHHHGNDFLAAATAATLLATTMTTLTTTTTTTSEEAYIQYTERCSCCSFQMQKPAAGQPANGDSTTHHLHPYDVHPCRRGAEKPTLVEGGRRLCCASDRLATVKSHHRWKRKWNCCSSVPDSPDVPVDMRTISGTVSVAGSRTVMSAQYGLEEAEGRNRSVTEQQPATVERHSHDAPELTCNENCANNNCSSVSVSSTRAIAVRAIKERDDGADGGCDRIERETSSDSSAIQILNSDANGNELVQEAGVPSPASVSPVPKRPRARLVRPWPVVRLRHMMRMIDRYRRPRCRTNLASGGSSSSTTVVAGSSGGSSSSSASSCVQHNALVRQNQIRPLSSSEFASALLTVPGFGASALAAAAAAAAAASSTSSNTPSTSSSGPGSPSVQLHSLLPTSTIRGAGDSSSSGAITMPVLPPPARRRLKGGGGMICAEQLPELMGDIAVPSSTSGSSVRGPVHPPMSYRRSRRKNVIRNRSPTLSPIHESGLSNPTSPQPCRHVYPAASSSNGTRPLVATTGYVDNSP; encoded by the coding sequence ATGCTCACGGAGTCTATCGTCGAGCGTGCGACGCCCCACGACAAGAGCCACCAGCAAGGACTGCGAAGAAGCAACCGAATCGCAGCCGCCCCGACCGAACCACAACCGGCCAACGAAACCGGCAGCAAAGTGTACTCCTTCAGCACCGGTCCAACCGGCAGCAAACCGTCCTCAACTTCGATCCTTCAGCGTGTCCGCCAGCAGCTCTCCAAGCGGGCGCGTAAGCTAACGCGCAACCGGTTCTGCTCGTCCCAGGACAACCTTGGCGCCTCCGAGTACCGCAAGGATCGGCGCGTCCACGGACTGCAACTACCACTCCATCCACTCCAGCTCGTCGGTTGGTTTGCTTTGGCCCTGTTCGGCTACTCCACGTTCGGTGTGCTGATACCGGCCCTAGAACCATCCCTCCAGCCTCCGCTCTACATCGCCCTGACTGGCCTGTACCTGCTGCATCTCGCGTCCCACCTAACCGCCCTGCTGCTCGATCCGGCCGATCCCGAGCTGCGACGTATCGCGCCCGCCAGCAAGACGGTCGTGCCCGAGTTCGACCGGACCCGGCACACGCACGTGATCGAGAACGGGCGGTGCCACCTGTGCAACATCCGGACGACCAGCGCCCGCACCAAGCACTGCAGCGTGTGCAACAAGTGCGTCGGCACGTTCGATCATCACTGCAAATGGTTGAACCATTGCGTCGGTGGCCGGAACTATGTCGCCTTTCTGATGTGTGTGGTGAGTGCGGTCATCGCGGCACTGGTCATACTGGCCGCCGCCCTCGTCGAGATCGTGCTGTACCATGTGCAGCCGGTCGGGTGGCTTAATCTCGCCTGGTTCGGGCTGGTGCAGGTGGCCGATctgcacaccaccaccaccaccaccacccccactGCCCCGATCGGAGCGGACGATGGGGGGACGACGGGCGCTGTCGAGCTTGAGTTGACCACCGCCGCCGGTACGGCGGGCGATGATACGACCGGTGGGCTGCTGTTTGAGAACTTTACCACCTCCGCCCAGGACATCCTGCTCAATGGGACGGTCGGGGGCCTCTTTGGCGGTTCGGCAGTTGGGAACGGTACCGGCACGACCGTGGAGGCGGCAGCGAACACGACGACCCAACCGGTTGTCGCGGAAGGTATCGGACTGCATCACACGGTGTTTTTAGTGTTTGTGGCATCGCTGGGAATACTAGCGGCAATTGCCGCTGGGCTACTCTTGCATCTCTGCTTCTTTCACATCTACATCTCGTTTTTGGGTCTTACGACGTACGAATACATACGCAACAGTCGGcaagcggcggcagcggcggctcAGCAGAACGGAGCAGGCGGCGGCACGACGCACCTGTCCAATGGGCCACCGCAGCTCGGTGGAGCTGACGCCGCAAAGCACAACACCCTCTTCTCCAGCTGCACACACGCCGGAACGCGCAAGTTCCCCGAGGTGTACATCTGCTCCTCGATCAATCAGAAGACTAACGCCACGATCAACGCCTCACCGGCTGGCGTATCGTACGTGGGGCGCGGCAGTGCTGCCAACACACAGACTCACGCATCCGCCATCATTCTGCCCGGTCAGCTAAACGATCTGAACCGGGTGCGACCTCGCACGCTGCACTGTTGCGATAGTGGTAGTACGGAGTGTCGCAACAACATCACCGCTGCTGGTGTGCGTACACTCACGGCGACCGCTAACGTTGCGTCGAGTTcgtccagcagcaccaccactacgACGTCCACGGGCGGTGGCGAAGATGAGCGACGGCGCGAACatctcgagcagcagcagcaccaccaccatcagaaGGCTGCCTTCTATCTTTGCTCGATGCTGGAGGACGATCCGCACGAAGAGCCGACGGAAGGGAAGAGTACCTCCGGCAACTGTCAGGGCACGCGAACGTTTCACTGCTGCTCGCAGTACAGCCGGCAGATGGCGGCAGCTCACACGTCCTCTACGAtgaccaccaacaacaacaacaatcaccaTCGGCATCATCACCATGGGAACGATTTTCTTGCcgcagcaacggcagcgaCACTGCTCGCTACCACCATGACGACGCTTACGACCACTACGACGACAACGTCCGAGGAGGCGTACATCCAGTACACGGAGCGGTGCTCTTGCTGCAGCTTTCAGATGCAGAAACCGGCGGCAGGACAACCGGCGAATGGGGACTCCACGACCCATCATCTCCATCCGTACGATGTGCATCCCTGTCGGAGGGGAGCCGAAAAGCCGACCCTGGTCGAGGGTGGACGACGGCTGTGCTGTGCGAGCGATAGGCTCGCCACGGTCAAGTCACACCATCGGTGGAAGAGAAAATGGAACTGCTGCTCGAGCGTCCCGGACAGCCCGGACGTGCCAGTAGACATGCGAACCATCTCCGGCACGGTGTCCGTTGCGGGCAGCCGCACGGTCATGAGCGCTCAGTACGGGCTGGAGGAAGCGGAAGGGAGGAATCGAAGCGTGACAGAGCAGCAGCCCGCAACAGTTGAGCGTCACAGCCACGACGCACCAGAACTGACGTGTAATGAAAACTGTGCCAACAATAACTGTAGTAGCGTTAGTGTTAGTAGCACCCGTGCGATCGCGGTTCGCGCGATCAAGGAGCGGGATGATGGTGCGGATGGTGGGTGCGATCGAATCGAGCGGGAAACGTCGTCCGACTCGTCGGCGATACAAATTCTAAACTCCGATGCCAACGGGAACGAGCTGGTGCAGGAGGCGGGTGTACCATCGCCGGCCAGTGTGTCCCCCGTACCGAAACGGCCCCGGGCAAGACTCGTAAGGCCTTGGCCCGTCGTACGCCTACGACACATGATGCGTATGATCGATCGCTACCGGAGACCACGCTGTCGGACGAATCTGGCGAGCGgcggtagtagcagcagcacgacgGTCGTTGCTGGTAGTTCCGGTGGCAGCTCCTCCTCTTCTGCGAGCTCCTGCGTGCAGCATAACGCACTGGTCCGTCAAAACCAGATACGTCCACTGTCGTCCAGTGAGTTCGCCAGTGCACTGCTCACAGTGCCCGGGTTCGGTGCGTCGGCAttggcagcggcggcagcagcggcagccgcTGCGTCCTCCACGTCCTCCAACACACCATCGACATCTTCGTCCGGACCGGGATCTCCCTCTGTGCAGCTGCACTCACTGCTGCCCACGTCAACCATACGCGGTGCGGGAGATTCATCTTCATCTGGCGCAATCACGATGCCAGTGTTGCCGCCACCGGCACGCCGCCGGTTGAAGGGTGGCGGCGGTATGATCTGTGCGGAACAGTTGCCCGAACTGATGGGTGACATTGCGGTGCCGTCCTCCACGTCGGGATCATCCGTCCGCGGTCCGGTGCATCCACCGATGAGCTACCGGCGCAGTCGTCGCAAGAATGTGATTCGCAACCGCAGCCCGACCCTGTCGCCGATACACGAGTCCGGCCTATCGAATCCGACCTCACCCCAGCCCTGTCGGCACGTGTATCCGGCGGCTTCTAGCAGTAATGGAACGCGTCCGCTAGTGGCCACCACTGGCTATGTGGATAACTCCCCGTGA
- the LOC120899791 gene encoding sphingomyelin phosphodiesterase-like, translating to MKCQVSVLLGAALLCLVVLVLQPSTVRADRLQPKGYKQTVEKLQKFYASFEQQVSREFRRWQQQGSMTPHFRHLIAASAIGKSERAQEIRELPTAREGPLCAICRGFGGSVLEFRREGASREEVFNTTVELCTMLNLQEESICRGLIDLNIDTILYIVDNRPELSSASLCAVVFQSGACVLDDPTFTEWQVELDPNGTPVTASKAGTPQRGPNDLKIVQITDLHFDPNYRPGYNAECGAPACCRESQGVPEDPAAGAGHWGDYRNCDTPWNAVEDLLDRVAEEHADADFIYHTGDIIDHGIWETSIGYNVRSISRVVEKFRQTFGETPVYNILGNHEAHPTNVYELGEVTRPDFSTNWLYHLSADLWSQWLPQAAQQTIRLGGYYTALVSPGFRVIALNNNDCYTFNWWILFQPDALKGQLQWLHDVLLQAERAGEKVHILAHLPISSDCFSVWQREYRRILERFRDTISAQFHGHTHKDEFNVFYASESPEHAVGVAWNGGSGTSHTNVNPNYVVYYVNPETYEVTDFESYAYNLTSANMSPDERPAWFRMYSFQEEYGLSDLSPAGVDEMIQRLGTPAGRDELRRYWEYKVKLADASLATDCTDECLLNHLCEIVTNQADDLRKCQELSETFFD from the exons ATGAAGTGTCAAGTGTCGGTGCTGCTTGGGGCAGCGCTGCTGTgcctggtggtgttggtgctgcAGCCATCCACCGTACGGGCTGATCGGTTGCAGCCGAAAGGATACAAACAGACGGTGGAGAAGCTGCAAAAGTTTTACG CGTCGTTTGAGCAGCAAGTGTCGCGGGAATTCCGCCGCTGGCAGCAACAAGGATCCATGACGCCCCACTTCCGCCACCTGATCGCAGCGTCCGCCATCGGGAAAAGTGAGCGAGCGCAGGAGATCCGCGAGCTGCCCACCGCTCGGGAAGGACCGCTGTGTGCGATCTGCCGCGGATTTGGCGGCTCGGTGCTGGAGTTCCGCCGTGAAGGTGCATCGCGGGAGGAAGTGTTCAACACGACGGTCGAACTCTGCACCATGCTCAACCTGCAGGAGGAATCGATCTGTCGCGGGTTGATCGATCTAAACATTGACACGATCCTGTACATTGTCGACAATCGGCCGGAACTGTCTTCCGCGTCGCTGTGTGCGGTCGTGTTTCAATCGGGTGCTTGTGTGCTGGATGATCCCACCTTTACCGAGTGGCAGGTGGAGCTGGATCCGAATGGAACGCCCGTGACCGCATCGAAAGCGGGCACTCCCCAGCGTGGACCGAACGATCTCAAGATCGTACAGATTACCGATCTTCACTTTGACCCGAACTATCGGCCCGGGTATAATGCGGAATGTGGCGCTCCTGCCTGCTGCCGTGAGTCGCAGGGAGTGCCGGAGGATCCGGCAGCCGGTGCCGGCCACTGGGGCGACTATCGGAACTGTGATACACCGTGGAATGCGGTTGAAGATCTGCTCGATCGGGTGGCGGAAGAGCATGCCGATGCGGACTTTATCTACCACACCGGGGACATTATCGATCACGGCATCTGGGAGACGTCGATCGGGTACAATGTACGCTCGATCAGCCGTGTGGTGGAAAAGTTCCGCCAAACGTTCGGTGAAACGCCCGTCTACAACATTCTCGGCAATCACGAGGCCCACCCGACGAACGTGTACGAGCTGGGGGAGGTTACGCGGCCAGACTTTTCCACCAACTGGCTGTACCACCTGTCGGCCGATCTGTGGAGCCAGTGGTTGCCCCAGGCAGCGCAGCAAACGATCCGGCTGGGCGGGTACTATACCGCGCTGGTGTCGCCCGGCTTTCGGGTGATTGCGCTGAACAATAACGATTGCTACACGTTCAACTGGTGGATTCTGTTCCAGCCGGACGCACTGAAGGGCCAGCTGCAGTGGCTGCAcgatgtgctgctgcaggcggAGCGGGCGGGCGAGAAGGTGCACATTCTGGCGCATTTGCCCATATCGTCCGATTGTTTCAGTGTGTGGCAGCGCGAGTATAGGCGCATTTTGGAGCGTTTCCGCGACACGATCAGCGCCCAGTTCCATGGGCATACGCACAAGGATGAGTTTAATGTGTTTTACGCGAGCGAAAGTCCGGAGCATGCGGTTGGCGTGGCGTGGAACGGTGGTAGCGGTACGTCGCACACGAACGTCAACCCGAACTACGTCGTGTACTACGTCAATCCGGAGACTTAC GAAGTAACGGACTTTGAGTCGTACGCGTACAATCTAACCTCCGCCAACATGTCGCCGGACGAGCGTCCGGCCTGGTTCCGCATGTACTCGTTCCAGGAGGAGTACGGCCTGTCCGATCTTAGCCCGGCCGGCGTGGACGAGATGATCCAGCGGCTGGGCACACCGGCCGGGCGCGATGAGCTGCGCCGCTACTGGGAGTACAAGGTGAAGCTGGCGGATGCATCGCTTGCGACCGACTGCACTGATGAGTGTTTGCTCAATCATCTGTGCGAGATTGTCACCAATCAGGCCGATGACTTGAGAAAGTGTCAAGAGCTGTCGGAGACGTTCTTCGATTGA